The DNA segment TGCCAGGCACCATCCTTCATTAATATGATATGACTTCCTGAGTTCCCTCTGCTCTGCCTGGGAACCAGAGCCCACGACAGGGACCACATGGCCTGCAGGCCTGCCCCTCACAGCCTCCCACCCCAGACCCCTCACCCCACCAGGTTCCTCACTCCCCAGGGCAAGGCTGAGCGGTCCTTTGGGGACCCCAGGGCAGCTGGtgctggggatccatcctgtcggAAACCAGGAACGCCAGCTGGGTGGCAGCTGGGCATGGGTGATAGGAAGATGTGGTCACCacgggggtggggacagagagggCAAGGCAGCAGCTGCCTGCAGTCCAGCCCTGTGTCAGGAACTCCCCTGCCCTTGGACATGGAAAAGCTCTGTACTGGCCTTTTCCCTGCTCCTCGGCAGGTGGAATGCTGGATACACTCAGTCACATGCCTGGGACCCATATCATGGAGGAGGAGACTAGGGTGAGCTGCCCCTTGCTCAGGGCCATAATGCATCAGAAAGGTGATGGGTCACCTTGCTACAGAAATGAAAGTcaagagccaggcggtggtgacacacacctgtaatcccagcacttggggggcagaggtaggcggatttctgagttgggggctagtctggtctacagagtgagttccaggacagccaggggtacacagagaaaccctgtctcaaaaaaaaaaaaaaaaaNaaaagaaaagaaaagaaagaaagaaaagaaaagaaaagaaaagaaagaaagaaagaaagaaagaaagaaatgaaagtcaaATGGACGTGCAACCTCTTCACTAAAACAGTCTCCCTGAAAAACAAGGgtgttgccgggcagtggtggcgcacacctttaatcccagcacttgggaggcagaggcaggtggatttctgagtttgaggccagcctggtctacaaagtgagtttcaggacagccagggctacacagagaaaccctgacacgaaaaaaccaaaaagaaaaaaagaaacaaaacaaaacaaaaagaaaacgaaGCTCGCAGGCCTTGATGCCAAGCAGCTACTTGAGTTTATCCCAGGGACCCACAgggtggagagagacagacagacacaggggcgagggagagaactgagactcctgcaagttgtcctctgacctccacatgtacatcaTGAAATGggtacacccatacacacacacacacacacacacacacacacacacacgcacagatatacatctttttgcttttttttaaggTTAAGGTCATTTTTTGGTTACATAgaaagtttgaggtcaacctgggccaTGTGAaatctgtctcaagaaaacagcagcagcagcaagaacagatttaaaaaaaaaaaaaaaaagctacacaaGGTGACTGGGGTCTCTAagatcccctcttcccctctgacCCTCCAGCAGGAACTGTGGAGTCACCTCTGTACCAACAGCTGGGCTGACACTGACTGGTCTGAGGGAGACAGCATGGTGGAGGTGGGGAGCGTGGCTGAGGGAGGACTGATGGAGCCTTGCCTGTGGGATGGAGCCTTGTGTGGGGGAGCAGAGCTGGAGCCTGAGATGGCTATCCATCGCCAAAGTGTTAGCATCGGAAGTCAGTGTCATCAGCGCTTGGCCTGGGGCCTAGAAGGGCTATGGTGAGAAGTAAAGGGCAGCCTTTAATGGCGGGTCACCAAAGCCCTGTGAACTGCAGACCACGGTGGACTGTGCGTCCTGACAGACACAGAACTCTGAGATCTTAAGCTAGGAGCCCACGGATGAGGTCTGGTCAGGCGGCCTCCTTCCTCAACTCCTGGAAGGAGTGAATTGTGCCGAGGGACCAGGGCTCTCCTTGGTGTCTGGAAAACACTACATCATGGAGGAATTTCCTGGTCATTTCTCAATCCCAGGGCCAGGGCCTAACCCCAGGGCCTGAAGCCCAGAATAGCTCTCAGAGGCTGTTCACACACAGTTCAGGCCATGGCTAAGCTGGAGAACCACTCAGCACTGGGACCTGTCTGGCTTCCctgggttggtggtggtggtggggttctGATCCCGGGTGACATGAATAGGGACTTAGATATGAATGCATTTGGAGAGGGGtggggcagacagacacagagatgagATTCTGGGGAGGGGGAGTGTATGAAAAATAGCAAAGGCtgagtggggtggtggtggccGCAGGTGACTGTGCTGGGGACTGTATGAGGAaggggcagaggagaggcagaggcaagagatggATGCTCAGAGCAGGAGATGGGGtacaagccagggaaagcaggCAGGGAGCCCGAGGGGGCCTCTGGAGACCAGCACAGGGGGAGGAGGGCGGGgcagagaggaaatgaaaaaagctGGGGCGAGGAGGCAagatgaggagggagggggagggcgggCCCTAGGAGGGAGAAGCTGACAGATCTACACAGACTCGCACACAGAcaggagagactgaaggactTCAGAAAGCAGAGGTGCCGGAGGGTCCAGAAAGCAGAAATGTAAAGGAGGTGGCAGAGAAGTGTAGAGGAAGGGACAGGGGGTAGGGGACAGGGAACACTGAGGCACAAAGGGACAAGGACCcgacagagaaggaaaggaaacaggagagggacagacacaggagaagacagaaacaaaagacaaaaacacactGGCAACTGGGAATTGACTGGCAGATCCCAGATCCTGTGAAGATGGTGGCCAGCGATGGATATCCTGGTGGACCTCCTTCTGTCACCCCGGGGAGCCCTCTCAGTGCAGGTGGCAGAGAGTGGCAGGGCTCCTGCTGGAATATTACCTACGTTCAAGACTTGGTAGGACCTGCCACCAGCACGCTGATGTTCGTGGCTGGTGTCGTGGGCAACGGGCTGGCATTGGGCATCCTGGGTGCCCGACGGAGGTCACACCCATCGGCCTTTGCGGTGTTGGTCACTGGGCTGGCGGTGACGGATCTGCTGGGCACGTGCTTCTTGAGCCCTGCAGTGTTTGTGGCCTACGCTCGAAACAGCTCTCTGCTGGGCCTGGCCCACGGTGGGACGATGCTGTGTGACACTTTCGCCTTCGCCATGACGTTCTTCGGCCTGGCCTCCACGCTCATCCTCTTTGCCATGGCTGTGGAGCGGTGCCTGGCACTCAGTCACCCCTACCTGTACGCCCAGCTGGACGGGCCCCGCTGCGCCCGCTTCGCCTTGCCTTCCATCTATGCTTTCTGCTGCCTCTTCTGCTCACTGCCCCTGCTGGGCCTGGGCAAACATCATCAGTACTGCCCCGGGAGCTGGTGCTTCATCCGCATGCGTTCCTCCGAGCCTGGCGGCTGTGCCTTCTCCCTGGCCTACGCCAGTCTCATGGCCCTCTTGGTGACCTCTATCTTCTTCTGCAACGGCTCCGTCACTCTCAGCCTCTATCACATGTATCGCCAACAGAGACGCCACCATGGCTCATTTGTACAGACCTCTCGGGCACGAGAGGATGAAGTTTACCACCTgattctgctggccctcatgaCAGGCATCATGGCCGTGTGCTCCCTGCCTCTCATGGTGAGTGTCCCTCGGAGCTGGGGTGCAGGGGGCGGAGGGGAGGGCAGCATCCATCTCGGCTCTCCACTTGTGGTGTCTATTtgacagatgtggaaactgaggctcagaaagggtCAGATGGTGACTTTGTGTTTCATGTATTCCTGAGTACTCCAAGAAGCCTCTCCGCTTTCTTTTGCTCCACTAGACAATCTCCAGCCCTTAGCTGTCCTGTCAACACCTCTCGGCCAGCTCCCCAACCAAACACACCGTTGTGACGATAACAGGATCCACAACTCACGAACACTTGCTTTCTGCTGACATAACGCTTAATGGCGTTCCAAATGCCTCTTCAGATGCATTTCAAATTGACCTTACACAATCATTTCAGAAGCACTGGGCAGGAAATGACACTGAAGTCCCATCCTGTCACCCTCTTTATAGGAAGATGATAGTGCTTGCTGCCCGAGATCACACAGGCCGAGTCTCCTCCATCCTGGGTCTCTCATCCTGGAGCCTGGCCATGTAACCAGGagcaccccacccactccccgaGCCTGGGCCCTGCCCTTGTCCCCCCACACCCCTTCAGCCTCACAGGGACCTTGTGCTGTCCTCTCCTACGATAGCAGCCAGTGCGGCTAGCCACATTTTTATGTTGGGTGTTGAAATATCATCTGGGTGGATTTGGGGGTGCTGGAGCTTTTTGAGGATTAACAATGTCTGACAAACTCATCTCCAAGGGTAGCGCCACACAAGGCTTTGGGAGCCTCAGTGGGCTCAGGCTTCTGTgcgggctgggggtggggtggggaggtctggtaggtGGGTACCCACTGCCCCACCCTGTCTTTCCTCTGCCCGCTGTTTGCTGTGTCCTGGGGCTTTCCTGTCCTCTACTCCCCGGATGCCTGCACACGTTAGCAACTCAGCCTGCATCTTTCTTCATCTTATCTCATTTCCTTCCCCTCCAGCTGCCTAAGTCCCCATCCCTGTGGGTACGAAATGGGAGGTGGGGTGAAAGGATGGGGGAGAACCACCCATGATGCATCTGTCACCTGTCCTGCCCCTCAGATCCGAGGCTTCACTCAGGCCATAGCCCCAGACAACAGTGAGATGGGGGACCTCCTCGCCTTCCGCTTCAATGCCTTCAACCCCATTCTGGACCCCTGGGTCTTCATCATTTTCCGAAAGGCCGTCTTCCAGCGCCTCAAGTTCTGGTTGTGTTGCCTGTGTGCCCGTTCTGTCTCTGGGGATTTGCAGACACCCCTTTCCCGGCCTGCATCATCGGGGAGAAGAGACCCACCGGCTCCTACTTCTCTCCAGGCTAAGGAAGGGAGCTGGGTGCCCCTGTCGTCCTGGGGCACGGGACAGGTGGCACCACTGACTGCAGTGCCTCTGTCTGGTGGTGATGGCTGTTCTGTGGGAATGTCATCCAAGTCGGAGGCCATGGCTGCCTGCTCCCTCTGCTGATATCTGAGCTGGTCCTGCATGTCATCCTGAGTCCGATGTCACAggaccagaagccagaagatcccCAGAATCTGGGGGTGTCTGCTGCTGCTTCCCCTCCTTTGGCATGGTGGCTAGAGGCCGGGGAAGAGGTGAGGGATGCCGAAGGTTCTATGGCTCTCAAGGAGGATTCTCTCAAAACAACCAGGGCCTGGGCAGGCTGCTCTGGTCCTTGGGCTCCTCCATCCATCTCGCTGTCTAAATATTTAGGGAGCAGAAAGATTCCCAGAGGCTTCTGTGGACTCGAGTCTACTGGGGTTAGAGTGTCTGCTTTCCTCTTCCACTGATGGGGCCCCTGGCTGCCCACCCCATTTCCTCAGGGGACACAAGGCATTCCAGCAACTTCTCTCAGAAATGTTTCTGCCTCTCCCGTTTCCCATCACCTATCTGACTTGGGAATCTTGAACCCCAAGAGGaagtgagaagaaaggaaggccaCTGCACTGCAGGTGATATTGCTGGACACGTGTCTGGCACCGAAATGGCCCGAGAAATGCCACAGCTATCTTGGGGGGAACTGTGCTGTGTGAGCTTTGGAGGGATGCAGGGGCAAGGAGGAGATGGTAGCGATGTAGGATGTAGCATGCAGAAGAGGCTCCAAAGGACTTCACAGGAATGTTTCCTAGGATGCATGTCCcaagcctgcccccccccaacccccatcctggAACAGATTGCTGCCGCCTTTCAGAACTGGACCACAACTCACCATCTTCGGAACCTCCACAAAAGTTTCcctcattcattcaacaaactcCAGGGGGACCCTGAAGTCAGCAGGCACCTATTCTTCCTCCCTTGGATCAGGGCCACAGAAAAGTCCCGGGCCTCCAAGCAAAGAATCCTGGGTGCTTGGAAATGAGCTGCCTGGCAGGAGGGGAAGTGAGTCAGCTGGAGGGCCAGGCTGCATACGGGAGGGCAAGCCAGTGTCCctgctgctgtttctcctggTTCCTGTTTCTCAGTCACTCTGGTCACTCGTCCTCCCACTCCATCTGCTTGCTTGGCAGCATATTACCAAAGTCTCCGGAGAAAGTGGAACCAGGGCCCAGAGAGGGCAAAGCCcaagcctgggccacacagcagAACTTTCTCACAGCCTCTCGGTGCCCCAGTTTCCTCAACTCTAATCTGACAGGGTTGTCTTGAGGATTAAAAGACTCTCTCTCCAAAGAACAATTTAACACAGGACCTGGAAGGAAGCCACAGAGGCTGTTACTGTTACTGCTGTCGCTGTCAATATTGTTATCTGGGCAAAAATTAACTAGAAAACAAGGCAAGGATTTCTcctgagttttttttccccccaagtaAGTATACTTCAGATCACActcagaaagaacaaagagaattgggagagaagaaaacaggcagAGGAAAGCTGGGTGGGCAATGCAGCGGCCTTTCACTCAGGCAGGAGggccagagttcaaggtcagactccACTATATAgagggttcaaggtcatcctggggtATTTGAGACTCTCAAAACCAAATGACAACAACAGataaaatcacaaaacaaaccaGTCTGAGTTGACCAGTCAGTCCTCAGGTACTGTAAGGTACTATCTGATGCCAGTTGCTGACNATGTAAATGCTCCAAATACCACTGAATGGATAATTTGCTGTGAATGATAAATGGttaaaatggtaatttttatttACGGGTAttttaacacaattaaaaaaatgtaatactgaaaaaaaaaataacttctagaaacttccatgttattattattatttttttacattattttattttatgtggataggtttctgtttgcatttgtggctgtgtgcctggtgtttgaggaggtcagaagaggacttcagattctctggaactggagtgatagaTGGTTGAGacccatcatgtaggtgctgggtattaaactcaggatctctggaaaaacagtccgtgctcctaaccactgagccatctctccagcctggttttacttgtttgattttaaagatgtgtgtgcatgtctttccTCTTGCTCTACGTCTCTTTGtccttgctcttctctctctgtcccccttctcctccctctttctcccccatctctctctttctcctcggtatctgcccctccacccccatgtatgtgtatgtttggacATTTTTGTATGTCCAGAAGCAAGCACTGGATCCCTTGTGGCTGGAGCTATAAGTGGTTTGGGATGTGCAGTATGTTATGTGGGTGCCCAGACTTGACCCTCACGTCACTACCTTTTCCACTGAATCATCATCCCAGACcacctttaaaatttttagactGGGTCTCCCTTAGTCCAGATGATAACTTGAATTCCCGATTCTTCTTTTACCTGTCTAGGCTGGGGTTGCGGATGTAGACCACCAAGCCCAGTTTCATGTCCCAGAGGAATAATAGTGTATTCGATGAAGTTATTAATGAAAACTCGGCTGGGCACGGTGGCTTACATCTGTACCCTCAGTGCTGgagtggctgaggcaggattgaGGGTTTGAGGTTAATCTAGACTACACAGAAAAGCACTGCCTAAAAACAGGAGCAAAGTGAGGTGGTGCCCGCCTGCCACAGAAAGTTTAAGGCCAAATGTGTTGGTTCAGGGGccggagagaaggctcagtggttaaaagcactcactgactgctcttccagagatcctgagttcaattcccagcaaccacatggtggctcacaaccatctgtaataagatctgatgccctcttctggtgtgtgtgaagacagctacagtgtactcatatacataaactcaataaataattctttaaaaaacaaagtggtTCAGTGGTCAGCTCTTGCCTAATAGGTGCCCTGGACTTGGTAGTCAGTCTTCAGTACCGCGGGCGGGACAGAGGTGAAACGTGTTTCACAGGTGTGGAAGAAAAGATCATACTTAAACTTTGCCTCCTCCTCGACCCCTTGACCCCTTTTAGTTCCATGATGGCAGCCTGTCAGAATATACCTATGTTTGGCCTCTCACCCATTGTGGCATGTCCTTAGTAATGTTAGGGTCATGCCAGTGACAGACAAAACCCTGGTTCTGCCCTCCTGGGTTTCATTGTTCAGTAGGGAAGACAGCCCTGTGTTCAGATGGACAGGACTTGGAGAGGGTAGAGGGACACTagggagggcttcctggaggtggAGGCGGCACTGAGCCAGGGATTTAGGAAGCAATCCAGTCAAGTAGCAGGGCGTGTTtctgttatgttttatttctgaCTCTGGTGTTCAATGCCTCGCTGGCTTCCTGGGCCTCTCATGTGTTACTAATTCATCATAGTTTCCCTTGAGCCTGCTGTGGGCCGGAGGCCGCTCAGTGTCTGATGGAGCAATAGCTGACCCTGTTTGGCTAACAGTCCAGGGGGACAACACATGAATGATCGCATCAATATGTGTTACAGGAAGCATCTCGTGCGAGATTTCATGTTGGGCTGTGGCCAGTAGGGCACAGGACAGGGATATGTCTGTAAAGAATCCCGGGTACTTGCCGAAGTCTGGTGGGTGTCAGGAATAGGATGCTGGGAATGGGTTTGTCTCCATCATGGAGACTTTATTCATTTGCAAAGATGAGGACCTTCTCCCGTCCTCTCCTACTCTGTGGCCCTTTTTCTGTGCAACTAATCCCCCTTCCACTTTAATGTCTCTTGACTTTATTGATTCTAAAACCTTCTTTTTATAAGTTTTCTACGTCTATTTTTTTGTGTGCGCATGGAGGTGAGAGGCCAGCTTTCAGGACCGAGTTCTCTCTTCACTGTGTCGGTTCCGGGAGCCGAACGAACCTGggcttcaggcttggtggccagcatctctatctgctgagccatctctctcaccGGCCCTCTTACTCATTTTCCTCCTCGCACTGAGGGACACATGCATAAGCTGGGCTTGTGACAAACACCCTTACTctccacacttgggaggctggggaggatgGCCTGAAGTTGGAGGCcacagcctaagctacatagcaagaccctggctCAAGAAAACCAACGCcaggctggggatgtggcccATTTGGTCATGTTGCTGACTTAGCcatgctcaaagccctgggtttcatttccagcaccatatgaagctgggtgtggtggtgaaggcttgtaatcccagaactcgggaggtggaggcaggggcatcagaaatttgaggtcatcctcagttgcatagcaagttccaggccagcctgggctacatgagaccctctctcaaaccaaatcaaagagaaagaaacacaccacTAAGTTTTGGGGACGTGGACATCACATAAAAGCAAAGTCAAACACAACAGGTTGCAGAAAGTGGCTGTGACCCGGTGGTAGCAATGCCATCAATGCCATACAGTGGCCCTGAACCTATGGGAGCAATGATAAAGGTTCCTAGAGAGCAAAAGTTAGAAAGTTTTATGAGCGTGATGGATAGAGAGGTAGCTGTGAAGGAAGATGCCACTAAGCCTTTTGCATTGTATGGTCATGGTTGTATCgtgcagagcacacacacacacacacacacacacacacacacacacacacacaccagtgagaTCAGAGAGCTACCCCTAGCGAAGGTGTCCATGTGCTTCCCCTACAAGGCCAGCCACACTGCCCATCTCCCAACTGCACTGAACTCCCCATGCCTAAAAGCTTCCTAGGGTGCTAAACAAACTAGATTATAATGAACTGTTAAACAATACACTAATACACTCCAGGCCTAAGGCCGGGCTGCGGGCCTTCTGTCCTCATGGCCCCATCTGCTGGTCACATTGAGAATGACACTTAGAAGGGGCCTTGGCCAAAAAAGCTTTGCGGAAAGTAGAGAAAGCTGTGATCAAccgttatcaattataatcaataATTAcatactagctgcttattttagttatggttattaaaggtgcccacagcaattgtttggcaagagaaaacattaatgtaacatctttcttcacctcaaagtaaagttttaacatcctattataagtCTGCTGTGGTGNtaataaagaattgtaaaataaattcatgtatttaaaaaaaaagaagaagaagaaggggccTTGGCTTGCTTCCTGGGCTGCCCTCTGGGCATGGAGGGGACCCTGTCTGGCAGGCACACTGTGGCCTAGATCCGGGAGCCTGACCTGGACACACACCCTGACAAGGATGTCAGTGGCCTCTGGCTACAGCTCAGACCTTCCTGCCCACTCTGGGGCTGTTGGAATTGCAATGTAGTTCTTGTCTTTGGTTTGTAAAACCTGAGAGGGGGTAGTGTGATGGATATCTAACAATGTGGCTGTCTGTCTGCGGGTAATAAGGATCAAGAACCACAGGCAGTGGGGGCTGGGGTAGAGTATATTGTGGGTAAATGCTTGGTATCTGGGAAGCAGAGTAGGGAGGGGAAACCTTGACCACGCCTACTTCCAAGAAATGGGAGGTTTTACTTGCTTGGGCCTtcagtctcaaaaaccaaaaccaacccccGCACCGACTGCAGCATGTCCATAAGCCAAAGCATGCCCACCATCAGCAGGACAGGCCACGTGGCCCAGGCAGGAATGGGAACACGCGGTGGCACAACCCAGAGATCACTTTAATATTTTGGTAGTTATTTTCCATGTGTAAACTCATACCAGGTCACTGCTGCAACAAGTCAGGTGCGGCCGGCCACATGGCCTCCATCTGTATCCTGCATGAGCGCAGGTGCTGTTATGCCACCGGAGCACTGGGACCATGGATGCGTGCTCTAGCAATTGGCTGTGTGAAGcttctggggactgaacacaggcTGTCAACCCTTTGTGCTGTCTCTCTGGCCCCCAAAGTAGCCTCAATCTAAAGCTCAGTCCTTGCCATTAGGTGAGGGGGTCTGCAGCTGGGCGCTCTCCCAGCCCCATTCACACACCCCCTCTACTGCAGCCCCAGGGGACTACGAGGCCTTCTCTTCCCA comes from the Mus pahari chromosome 19, PAHARI_EIJ_v1.1, whole genome shotgun sequence genome and includes:
- the Ptgir gene encoding prostacyclin receptor, which gives rise to MVASDGYPGGPPSVTPGSPLSAGGREWQGSCWNITYVQDLVGPATSTLMFVAGVVGNGLALGILGARRRSHPSAFAVLVTGLAVTDLLGTCFLSPAVFVAYARNSSLLGLAHGGTMLCDTFAFAMTFFGLASTLILFAMAVERCLALSHPYLYAQLDGPRCARFALPSIYAFCCLFCSLPLLGLGKHHQYCPGSWCFIRMRSSEPGGCAFSLAYASLMALLVTSIFFCNGSVTLSLYHMYRQQRRHHGSFVQTSRAREDEVYHLILLALMTGIMAVCSLPLMIRGFTQAIAPDNSEMGDLLAFRFNAFNPILDPWVFIIFRKAVFQRLKFWLCCLCARSVSGDLQTPLSRPASSGRRDPPAPTSLQAKEGSWVPLSSWGTGQVAPLTAVPLSGGDGCSVGMSSKSEAMAACSLC